In Pyxidicoccus xibeiensis, the following proteins share a genomic window:
- a CDS encoding YfbK domain-containing protein: protein MKPTLRSALLWFLFLLSSPALADDGFGVLMGVVMDAQDRYVVEDVVVTATSPSLMGESTVVTDADGFYWLPQLPPGIYTLRFEKEGYKPYVFPTIVVRLNQTYRMNVALLPESLGQVVEIVGGSESIPLRPRRRPDSSRNSSYTPTPPPSPYPLSEMNTHAGSGRTVAPPASGSTDKAFLEMYFQGYGVNPTVETEEERFSTFSVDVDTASYSLARGYLERGALPDERAVRVEEFINTFDYGYESGPDVPFAVHVEGFPSPSRPGYQVLHVGLKAREIPAAQRKPAHLVFTIDISGSMRDAGKLDMVKQALRLLVEALDARDRVSIVAYGSSARQVLGPTSVLQRDVLLGAIDGLQVDGATNAQAGLDLAYALASAHLLEGGINRVILCSDGVANNGITDADGIWARVKSHAARGITLSTVGFGMGHYNDVLMERLSHVGEGNYAYVDRLAEAHRIFVQNLTGTLQVVAKDVKVQLEFDPRAVARYRLVGYENRILGKEQFRDDAVDAGEVGSGHTVTAIYEVKLRGAPVDPFATLRLRYKAPEGGSSREVVKGLPAHVLRPSWASASSPTRLSYVAAAFAEKLRASYWLRPLSWAQLGALHEGVGAPLGSQPEVVELGALIRKAAALDSRTDRFEAVAPVRQMDSDRVPRLE, encoded by the coding sequence ATGAAGCCCACGCTTCGCAGCGCGCTGCTGTGGTTCCTCTTCCTGCTCTCTTCGCCCGCCCTGGCGGATGACGGCTTCGGCGTCCTCATGGGCGTGGTGATGGACGCCCAGGACCGGTACGTCGTCGAGGACGTCGTCGTCACCGCCACCTCGCCCAGCCTCATGGGCGAGTCGACCGTCGTCACCGACGCCGACGGCTTCTACTGGCTGCCGCAGCTCCCTCCGGGCATCTACACCCTCCGCTTCGAGAAGGAGGGGTACAAGCCCTATGTGTTTCCGACCATCGTCGTGAGGCTCAACCAGACCTACCGGATGAACGTGGCGCTGCTCCCGGAGAGTCTGGGGCAGGTCGTCGAAATCGTGGGCGGCTCCGAGAGCATACCCCTGAGACCCCGGCGGCGCCCCGACAGCTCCAGGAACTCCAGCTACACCCCGACTCCGCCGCCGAGCCCGTACCCGCTCTCCGAGATGAACACCCACGCCGGGAGCGGCAGGACGGTGGCGCCGCCCGCGTCGGGCTCCACCGACAAGGCCTTCCTGGAGATGTACTTCCAGGGCTACGGCGTGAATCCCACCGTGGAGACGGAGGAGGAGCGCTTCTCCACCTTCTCGGTGGACGTGGACACGGCGTCCTACTCGCTGGCGCGCGGCTACCTGGAGCGCGGCGCGCTCCCGGACGAGCGCGCGGTGCGCGTGGAGGAGTTCATCAACACGTTCGACTACGGCTACGAGAGCGGCCCGGACGTGCCCTTCGCCGTCCACGTGGAGGGCTTCCCGTCCCCCAGCCGCCCCGGCTACCAGGTGCTCCACGTGGGCCTGAAGGCCCGTGAGATTCCCGCCGCCCAGCGCAAGCCGGCGCACCTCGTCTTCACCATCGACATCTCCGGCTCCATGCGCGACGCCGGCAAGCTCGACATGGTGAAGCAGGCCCTGCGGCTGCTGGTGGAGGCACTCGACGCACGGGACCGCGTGTCCATCGTCGCCTATGGCAGCTCGGCCCGGCAGGTGCTGGGGCCCACGAGCGTGCTCCAGCGCGACGTGCTGCTGGGCGCCATCGACGGGCTCCAGGTGGATGGCGCCACCAACGCCCAGGCGGGGCTGGACCTCGCCTACGCGCTCGCCTCGGCCCACCTGCTGGAGGGCGGCATCAACCGCGTCATCCTCTGCTCGGATGGCGTGGCCAACAACGGCATCACCGACGCGGATGGCATCTGGGCGCGTGTGAAGAGTCACGCGGCCCGGGGCATCACCCTGTCCACCGTGGGCTTCGGCATGGGCCACTACAACGACGTGCTGATGGAGCGGCTGTCCCACGTGGGCGAGGGCAACTACGCCTACGTGGACCGGCTGGCCGAGGCGCACCGCATCTTCGTGCAGAACCTCACCGGCACGCTGCAGGTCGTCGCCAAGGACGTGAAGGTGCAGCTGGAGTTCGACCCGCGCGCCGTCGCCCGCTACCGGCTGGTGGGCTACGAGAACCGCATCCTCGGCAAGGAGCAGTTCCGGGATGACGCGGTGGACGCGGGTGAGGTGGGCTCCGGCCACACCGTCACCGCCATCTACGAGGTGAAGCTGCGCGGCGCCCCGGTGGACCCGTTCGCCACCCTGCGCCTGCGCTACAAGGCGCCGGAGGGTGGCAGCTCCCGCGAGGTGGTGAAGGGCCTGCCCGCGCACGTCCTGCGCCCGTCCTGGGCCAGCGCCTCGTCGCCCACGCGCCTGTCCTACGTGGCCGCCGCCTTCGCGGAGAAGCTGCGCGCGTCGTACTGGCTGCGCCCGCTCTCCTGGGCGCAGCTCGGTGCGCTCCATGAGGGGGTGGGCGCGCCGCTCGGCAGCCAGCCCGAGGTGGTGGAGCTGGGCGCGCTCATCCGCAAGGCGGCCGCGCTGGACTCGCGCACGGACCGCTTCGAGGCGGTGGCCCCGGTGCGGCAGATGGACTCCGACCGGGTGCCGCGCCTCGAGTAG
- a CDS encoding DUF4240 domain-containing protein: protein MNEQRFWQLIDASRVAAGGARDMASAQEQAEHLEELLTRETPADLIDFERMFAERMARSYDWGLWGAAYVLNGGCSDDGFDYFRAWLIGQGKAVFEAVLAAPDSLVDYVEDEVEGEDLLYAAGRAYEEQTGDELPSVTVDLSDEPTGEEWEEEDLPERFPRLSEKFG from the coding sequence GTGAACGAGCAGCGGTTCTGGCAGCTCATCGATGCGTCGCGCGTGGCCGCGGGGGGCGCGCGCGACATGGCCTCCGCACAGGAGCAGGCGGAGCACCTGGAGGAGCTGCTCACACGCGAGACGCCCGCCGACCTCATCGACTTCGAGCGGATGTTCGCCGAGCGGATGGCCCGCTCCTACGACTGGGGCCTCTGGGGCGCGGCGTACGTGCTCAACGGCGGGTGCAGCGACGACGGCTTCGACTACTTCCGCGCCTGGCTCATCGGCCAGGGCAAGGCGGTGTTCGAGGCCGTGCTCGCGGCCCCGGACTCGCTGGTGGACTACGTGGAGGACGAGGTCGAGGGCGAGGACCTGCTGTACGCCGCGGGCCGGGCCTACGAGGAGCAGACCGGCGACGAGCTTCCGTCGGTGACGGTGGACCTGTCCGACGAGCCCACCGGCGAGGAGTGGGAGGAGGAGGACCTGCCGGAGCGCTTCCCGCGCCTGTCGGAGAAGTTCGGGTAG
- a CDS encoding NYN domain-containing protein, with protein MLSGRPPAASYVLIDAENIDWAVSNVVGRKPESQDRVQFDRLVSFCETNFPAPVRCVVVLNARGEQLPDVMIGFVRALKSAGCEVALLYGRPEQKVVDLGILKLLENIRTQRPGAAVVLASHDGADFAEALKPMLAEKRQVAVLGLREYVSQRFRELVPSGLKILDLELNARVFNRPLPRMLPVNVDEFDPGMFL; from the coding sequence ATGCTCTCCGGACGCCCCCCCGCAGCCTCCTACGTACTCATCGACGCCGAGAACATCGACTGGGCCGTGTCCAACGTGGTGGGACGCAAGCCCGAGTCCCAGGACCGCGTGCAGTTCGACCGGCTGGTGTCCTTCTGCGAGACGAACTTCCCGGCCCCCGTGCGCTGCGTGGTGGTGCTCAACGCGCGCGGCGAGCAGCTGCCGGACGTGATGATTGGCTTCGTGAGGGCGCTGAAGTCCGCCGGCTGCGAGGTGGCGCTCCTGTACGGGCGGCCGGAGCAGAAGGTGGTGGACCTGGGCATCCTCAAGCTGCTGGAGAACATCCGCACCCAGCGGCCCGGCGCGGCGGTGGTGCTCGCCAGCCACGACGGGGCGGACTTCGCCGAGGCCCTCAAGCCGATGCTGGCGGAGAAGCGCCAGGTGGCCGTGCTCGGCCTGCGCGAGTACGTCAGCCAGCGCTTCCGTGAGCTGGTGCCCTCGGGGCTGAAGATTCTGGACCTGGAGCTGAACGCCCGCGTGTTCAACCGGCCCCTGCCGCGCATGCTGCCCGTCAACGTGGACGAGTTCGACCCGGGGATGTTCCTGTAG
- a CDS encoding ATP-binding protein, with protein sequence MSGPADLSRRESVLQRRLMLADMLDLPSFTEVVRSFSELYRVGIRVLDARGAKLADVKVGHGEFCAYVFNFPDGRSRCTATVARVKDGPVAPVHGARPAQGDGADEAGLIALPCFTGLRYLVMPVRWEGDLLGRVILGPFTPEELKDFPASLTDISGVDLERAHELVSRVRRAPERTAAQVLVHFGQVLAALVASGQRAYLATQLHIEAMLETHRDLEAHNTRLAQANIRLKELDRLKSTFLGTVSHELRTPLASIIGYSEMLAEGLAGALNPEQLLYVRTIVEKGESLLNLISSILDLSQIEAGRLRLVVAPVDLGGVIQTAVSSVAPQAHRKGVELEVRLPPPPQPRLTGDADKLRQVVVNLLANAVKFTQSGGRVSVVMSEAGAQTEVSAQGYRISVEDTGVGIRRDQFERIFQSFYQVDGSSTREHGGAGLGLAIVKSLVEGHGGRVSVESEFGRGSRFTVVLPLHPPMPDHGLLTAPPPMPESPPGQDRF encoded by the coding sequence ATGAGCGGGCCCGCGGACCTTTCCCGGCGCGAGTCGGTGCTCCAGCGGCGGCTGATGCTCGCGGACATGCTGGATTTACCCTCCTTCACGGAGGTGGTGAGGAGCTTCAGCGAGCTGTACCGGGTGGGCATCCGGGTGCTGGACGCGCGCGGCGCGAAGCTGGCGGACGTGAAGGTGGGGCACGGCGAGTTCTGCGCCTACGTCTTCAACTTCCCGGACGGGCGCTCGCGCTGCACGGCCACGGTGGCCCGGGTGAAGGACGGCCCGGTGGCGCCGGTGCACGGCGCGCGCCCCGCGCAGGGCGACGGCGCGGACGAGGCGGGGCTCATCGCGCTGCCGTGCTTCACCGGCCTGCGCTACCTGGTGATGCCGGTGCGCTGGGAGGGAGACCTGCTGGGCCGGGTCATCCTGGGGCCCTTCACGCCCGAGGAGCTGAAGGACTTCCCGGCCTCGCTGACGGACATCTCCGGCGTGGACCTGGAGCGGGCGCACGAACTGGTGAGCCGGGTGCGGCGCGCGCCCGAGCGCACGGCGGCGCAGGTGCTGGTGCACTTCGGCCAGGTGCTGGCCGCGCTGGTGGCCAGCGGGCAGCGCGCGTACCTGGCCACGCAGCTCCACATCGAGGCGATGCTGGAGACGCACCGGGATTTGGAGGCGCACAACACCCGGCTGGCCCAGGCCAACATCCGGCTGAAGGAGCTGGACCGGCTGAAGTCCACCTTCCTGGGCACGGTGAGCCACGAGCTGCGCACGCCGCTGGCGTCCATCATCGGCTACTCGGAGATGCTGGCCGAGGGCCTGGCCGGGGCGCTCAACCCGGAGCAGCTGCTCTACGTCCGCACGATTGTGGAGAAGGGCGAGTCGCTGCTCAACCTCATCTCGTCCATCCTGGACCTGAGCCAGATTGAGGCCGGCCGGCTGCGGCTGGTGGTGGCCCCGGTGGACCTGGGCGGCGTCATCCAGACGGCCGTCTCCAGCGTGGCGCCGCAGGCCCACCGCAAGGGCGTGGAGCTGGAGGTGCGGCTGCCGCCCCCGCCGCAGCCCCGGCTGACGGGAGACGCGGACAAGCTGCGGCAGGTGGTGGTCAACCTGCTGGCCAACGCGGTGAAGTTCACCCAGTCCGGAGGCCGGGTGTCCGTGGTGATGTCGGAGGCGGGCGCGCAGACGGAGGTGAGCGCGCAGGGCTACCGCATCAGCGTGGAGGACACCGGCGTGGGCATCCGCAGGGACCAGTTCGAGCGCATCTTCCAGAGCTTCTACCAGGTGGACGGCAGCTCCACCCGCGAGCACGGCGGCGCGGGGCTGGGGCTGGCGATTGTAAAGAGCCTGGTGGAGGGCCACGGCGGCCGCGTGTCCGTGGAGAGCGAGTTCGGCCGGGGCTCGCGCTTCACGGTGGTGCTGCCGCTGCACCCGCCCATGCCGGACCACGGGCTGCTCACCGCGCCGCCGCCCATGCCGGAGTCGCCCCCGGGGCAGGACCGGTTCTGA
- a CDS encoding GTP-binding protein, protein MQLNHAQRELTLKIVYYGPGLSGKTTNLRHLHARASAEVRGRLLTVETHDDRTLFFDLLPVFFSTSTGFKVKVKLFTVPGQVIHNATRRIVLQGADAVAFIADSRRGATADNNAYWRNLQENMKENGLDVDQVPVVIQFNKRDLPDARTDAEIEAARRRGGEAVVGAVALKGEGVLETFHAVAQAAYRRLDARAHLARNLGLTEEEFLGQIFRRMDVTGTALEARYGPAAGGGERSGSGGVR, encoded by the coding sequence TTGCAACTCAACCACGCCCAGCGCGAGCTCACGCTCAAGATCGTCTACTACGGGCCCGGGCTGAGCGGGAAGACGACGAACCTGCGCCATCTCCACGCCCGGGCCTCCGCGGAAGTGCGCGGTCGCCTGCTCACCGTGGAGACCCACGATGACCGCACCCTCTTCTTCGACCTGCTGCCCGTGTTCTTCTCCACGTCGACGGGCTTCAAGGTGAAGGTGAAGCTCTTCACCGTCCCCGGCCAGGTCATCCACAATGCAACGCGCCGCATCGTGCTCCAGGGCGCCGACGCGGTGGCCTTCATCGCCGACAGCCGGCGGGGCGCCACCGCGGACAACAACGCCTACTGGCGCAACCTCCAGGAGAACATGAAGGAGAACGGCCTGGATGTGGACCAGGTGCCCGTGGTCATCCAGTTCAACAAGCGGGATTTGCCGGACGCCCGGACGGACGCGGAGATTGAAGCGGCCCGGCGGCGGGGCGGCGAGGCGGTGGTGGGGGCGGTGGCGCTCAAGGGCGAGGGGGTGCTGGAGACCTTCCACGCGGTGGCGCAGGCGGCCTACCGGCGGCTGGACGCGCGTGCCCACCTGGCGCGCAACCTGGGGCTGACGGAGGAGGAGTTCCTGGGACAGATATTCCGGCGGATGGACGTCACCGGCACGGCGCTGGAGGCCCGGTACGGACCGGCGGCCGGCGGTGGCGAGCGCAGTGGCAGTGGGGGCGTGAGATGA
- a CDS encoding GNAT family N-acetyltransferase codes for MTMKQVDPGMDKAPAPVLDVAGLPNDLMTAVKFTLPTDEDMTSVAALRAGSEPWKSRGETQEDSLKALTQLKPYVHVAKLQSQLVGYVTVERDGPVPGAAYLRNIVVKPELRRKGLGKVLLEQALKAARDMYRKTIALRVDPSNSAAVSFYRKEGFTTVATVVSKKSGKLRLLMSREL; via the coding sequence ATGACGATGAAGCAGGTGGACCCGGGTATGGACAAGGCCCCAGCGCCGGTGCTGGATGTGGCGGGCCTGCCCAACGACCTGATGACGGCGGTGAAGTTCACCCTGCCCACCGACGAGGACATGACGTCGGTGGCGGCCCTGCGCGCCGGCTCCGAGCCCTGGAAGAGCCGGGGAGAGACGCAGGAGGACAGCCTCAAGGCCCTCACGCAGCTCAAGCCCTACGTGCATGTGGCGAAGCTGCAGAGCCAGCTGGTGGGCTATGTGACGGTGGAGCGGGACGGCCCGGTGCCGGGCGCGGCGTACCTGCGCAACATCGTGGTGAAGCCCGAGCTGCGCCGCAAGGGCCTGGGCAAGGTCCTGCTGGAGCAGGCGCTCAAGGCGGCCCGGGACATGTACCGGAAGACCATTGCCCTCCGGGTGGACCCGTCCAACTCGGCGGCGGTGAGTTTCTACCGCAAGGAAGGCTTCACCACCGTGGCCACGGTGGTCTCCAAGAAGTCCGGCAAGCTCCGGCTCCTGATGTCCCGCGAGCTGTAG
- a CDS encoding type IV pilus twitching motility protein PilT: MKPLAELLRHLSRPGVTELTLATGRPPMIRGSNGYEPVDPAAVTTDDVTRALQAMVGLARASTVTDTPVQWSVNANGLGALSIAAMRRGDLLHLRLTRADAAQPAQAPAPAAPQAAAPAPSPAARAPAPPAPAPAAPVARPAPAPAAPAPAPAPARAPEPAPQARASAAQRSSGSASHVLAALLEEARSMRASDVHIISERPVLFRLAGDLVPQGSVLDAARVEQLLLPVVPERLRAVLDKDGSCDFSLDSPEMGRFRVNVGRQRTGYKGTFRVISREVPTLESLGLPADIAKAVHHHQGLIVITGPSGHGKTSTLAALVDIINRETTHHVLTVEDPVEFVHPRKKALISQREVGSHTKTFASALKGSLREDPDVIVVGELRDTETVRMALAASETGHLLISTMNTPSAAKTIDRLIDLFPPADQQQVRLSLSSGLRLIVSQRLMASADGKGMVAAAEVLPGSVALGNLIRDNKTYQIPSLQQRGKSLGIVRFEDSLADLVRAGKVKLEVAKAFVDNPDELEAVVTGKRAGNTVAAPETSQDSARLLSKMGSLMGRKGS, encoded by the coding sequence ATGAAACCCCTCGCAGAGCTGTTGCGGCACCTGTCGCGCCCCGGAGTCACGGAGCTGACCCTGGCGACGGGCCGCCCACCGATGATCCGCGGGAGCAACGGCTACGAGCCGGTGGACCCCGCCGCCGTGACGACGGACGACGTCACCCGGGCGCTCCAGGCCATGGTGGGCCTGGCCCGGGCCTCCACCGTCACGGACACCCCGGTGCAGTGGTCCGTCAACGCCAACGGCCTGGGGGCGCTCTCCATCGCCGCCATGCGCCGCGGAGACCTGCTCCACCTGCGGCTCACCCGCGCCGATGCCGCGCAGCCCGCCCAGGCGCCGGCTCCCGCCGCACCGCAGGCCGCCGCGCCGGCTCCCTCGCCCGCCGCGCGAGCCCCCGCGCCTCCAGCACCCGCGCCCGCCGCGCCCGTCGCCCGCCCTGCTCCGGCACCGGCGGCTCCTGCTCCTGCTCCGGCACCGGCGCGTGCGCCCGAGCCCGCGCCCCAGGCCCGTGCTTCCGCCGCGCAGCGGTCGTCGGGTTCCGCGTCGCACGTGCTGGCCGCGCTGCTCGAGGAGGCCCGGAGCATGCGGGCCAGCGACGTGCACATCATCTCGGAGCGCCCCGTCCTCTTCCGCCTCGCGGGGGACCTGGTGCCCCAGGGCTCGGTGCTGGACGCGGCCCGGGTGGAGCAGCTGCTGCTGCCGGTGGTGCCCGAGCGGCTGCGCGCGGTGCTGGACAAGGACGGCAGCTGCGACTTCTCGCTGGACTCGCCGGAGATGGGGCGCTTCCGCGTCAACGTGGGCCGGCAGCGCACGGGCTACAAGGGCACCTTCCGCGTGATTTCCCGCGAGGTGCCCACGCTGGAGTCGCTGGGCCTGCCCGCGGACATCGCCAAGGCGGTGCACCACCACCAGGGCCTCATCGTCATCACCGGCCCGTCCGGCCACGGCAAGACGAGCACGCTGGCGGCGCTGGTGGACATCATCAACCGCGAGACGACGCACCACGTGCTCACGGTGGAGGACCCGGTGGAGTTCGTCCACCCGCGCAAGAAGGCCCTCATCAGCCAGCGCGAGGTGGGCTCGCACACGAAGACGTTCGCCAGCGCGCTCAAGGGCAGCCTCCGCGAGGACCCGGACGTCATCGTCGTGGGTGAGCTGCGCGACACGGAGACGGTGCGCATGGCGCTGGCGGCCAGCGAGACGGGCCACCTGCTCATCAGCACCATGAACACGCCGAGCGCGGCGAAGACCATCGACCGGCTCATCGACCTCTTCCCGCCCGCGGACCAGCAGCAGGTGCGCCTGTCCCTGTCCAGCGGCCTGCGCCTCATCGTCAGCCAGCGGCTGATGGCGAGCGCGGACGGCAAGGGCATGGTGGCCGCGGCGGAGGTGCTCCCCGGCTCGGTGGCCCTGGGCAACCTCATCCGCGACAACAAGACGTACCAGATTCCCTCCCTCCAGCAGCGCGGCAAGAGCCTGGGCATCGTCCGCTTCGAGGACTCGCTCGCGGACCTGGTGCGCGCGGGCAAGGTGAAGCTGGAGGTGGCCAAGGCCTTCGTGGACAACCCGGACGAGCTGGAGGCCGTGGTGACGGGCAAGCGGGCCGGCAACACGGTGGCGGCCCCGGAGACGTCGCAAGACAGCGCGCGGCTCTTGAGCAAGATGGGCTCGCTGATGGGCAGGAAGGGCTCCTGA
- a CDS encoding type IV pilus twitching motility protein PilT, with translation MNTSPRIATLFDALLEQKGSDLHLGVGYPPLGRIRGELKPLREELLTQQEMEALLFELINPEQQRQIVEELDLDFAYGYGTKARFRANYFNKLTGLAAVFRTIPSKVLSLEDLKTPEVVRKLADRRSGLVLVTGPTGSGKSTTLAGMINYINQTRPAHVLTIEDPVEFVHESQKAQVTHREVGPHASSFATAIRSAGREDPNVILIGELRTNETMKLALQLASFGVLVFATVHTNSAPATIDRIINAFPADEQAQVRGMLAESLAGIVAQQLIKTADGKGRVAALEILVGSSAIASMIREGKVFQIASKMQAGQGQGMQTLDMHLERLVKDGVITPEAALEKAQDKENLAKVISRLKPEWEVPESLKSL, from the coding sequence ATGAACACCTCCCCTCGTATCGCCACCCTCTTCGACGCGCTGCTGGAGCAGAAGGGCAGCGACCTGCACCTGGGCGTGGGCTACCCGCCCCTGGGCCGCATCCGCGGCGAGCTGAAGCCCCTGCGCGAGGAGCTCCTCACCCAGCAGGAGATGGAGGCGCTGCTCTTCGAGCTCATCAACCCCGAGCAGCAGCGGCAGATTGTCGAGGAGCTGGACCTGGACTTCGCCTACGGCTACGGCACCAAGGCCCGCTTCCGCGCCAACTACTTCAACAAGCTGACGGGCCTGGCGGCCGTCTTCCGCACCATCCCCAGCAAGGTGCTGTCGCTGGAGGATTTGAAGACGCCCGAAGTCGTGCGCAAGCTGGCGGACCGGCGCAGCGGGCTGGTGCTGGTGACGGGCCCCACCGGCAGCGGCAAGTCCACCACGCTGGCGGGGATGATCAACTACATCAACCAGACGCGCCCCGCGCACGTGCTGACGATTGAAGACCCGGTGGAGTTCGTCCACGAGTCCCAGAAGGCGCAGGTGACGCACCGCGAGGTGGGGCCGCACGCGTCCAGCTTCGCCACGGCCATCCGCTCGGCGGGCCGCGAGGACCCGAACGTCATCCTCATCGGCGAGCTTCGCACCAACGAGACGATGAAGCTGGCGCTGCAACTGGCCAGCTTCGGCGTGCTGGTGTTCGCCACGGTGCACACCAACAGCGCGCCGGCCACCATCGACCGCATCATCAACGCCTTCCCCGCGGACGAGCAGGCGCAGGTGCGAGGCATGCTGGCGGAGAGCCTCGCGGGCATCGTCGCCCAGCAGCTCATCAAGACGGCGGACGGCAAGGGCCGCGTGGCGGCGCTGGAAATCCTGGTGGGCAGCAGCGCCATTGCGTCCATGATTCGCGAGGGCAAGGTCTTCCAGATTGCGTCCAAGATGCAGGCCGGCCAGGGCCAGGGCATGCAGACGCTGGACATGCACCTGGAGCGGCTGGTGAAGGACGGGGTGATTACGCCCGAGGCCGCGCTGGAGAAGGCGCAGGACAAGGAGAACCTGGCCAAGGTCATCTCCCGCCTCAAGCCCGAGTGGGAAGTCCCGGAGTCGCTGAAGTCGCTCTGA
- a CDS encoding VOC family protein, with product MSEQSKPAVGTVGWMDLTVKDAVAVKDFYRDVVGWKGVGLDMGGYEDFLMIPPGSEAPAAGVCHARGPNADLPAAWLVYITVEDLDRSLERVTAMGGKVRGQIRDGGMGRYCVIEDPSGAVSALFESKKA from the coding sequence ATGAGCGAGCAGTCGAAGCCGGCAGTGGGCACCGTGGGCTGGATGGACCTCACGGTGAAGGACGCCGTGGCGGTGAAGGACTTCTACCGGGACGTGGTGGGCTGGAAGGGCGTGGGCCTGGACATGGGCGGGTACGAGGACTTCCTGATGATTCCGCCCGGCAGTGAAGCGCCCGCGGCGGGCGTGTGCCACGCGCGGGGCCCCAACGCGGACCTGCCGGCCGCGTGGCTGGTGTACATCACCGTGGAGGACCTGGACCGCAGCCTGGAGCGCGTCACCGCGATGGGCGGCAAGGTGCGCGGCCAGATTCGCGACGGAGGCATGGGCCGCTACTGCGTCATCGAGGACCCGTCCGGCGCGGTGTCCGCCCTGTTCGAGTCGAAGAAGGCCTGA
- a CDS encoding DUF4123 domain-containing protein, with protein MSAPYLPALLRVLEAEKARTPGTHLYAILDGARDRRVHRRVLDGRFPHSCLYAGKLPLELIEVAPYLVRLDVAHPLTVSLLTEAWGHSWGIFFTSSQGLEPLRRHFRKFLKVRDERGKTLVFRYYDPRVLRVWLPTCTASELHHFFGDVQRFHTESPGADALLAFSRDGDALASETLALTDMEQAAVQPLPSR; from the coding sequence ATGAGCGCTCCTTACCTCCCCGCGCTGCTGCGCGTGCTCGAGGCCGAGAAGGCACGGACGCCGGGCACGCACCTGTACGCCATCCTCGACGGCGCCAGGGACCGGCGCGTCCACCGGCGGGTGCTGGACGGCCGCTTCCCGCACAGCTGCCTCTACGCGGGGAAGCTTCCGCTGGAGCTCATCGAGGTGGCCCCCTACCTCGTCAGGCTGGACGTCGCGCACCCGCTGACGGTGAGCTTGCTGACCGAGGCCTGGGGCCACAGCTGGGGCATCTTCTTCACCTCGTCCCAGGGGCTGGAGCCGCTGCGGCGGCACTTCCGGAAGTTCCTCAAGGTCCGCGACGAGCGGGGCAAGACGCTGGTCTTCCGCTACTACGACCCCCGGGTGCTCCGCGTCTGGCTGCCCACCTGCACCGCGTCGGAGCTGCACCATTTCTTCGGGGACGTCCAGCGCTTCCACACCGAGTCGCCAGGCGCCGATGCGCTGCTCGCCTTCTCACGAGACGGCGACGCGCTGGCGAGCGAGACGCTGGCGCTCACGGACATGGAGCAGGCCGCCGTCCAGCCCCTCCCTTCCAGGTAA